A stretch of Aeromicrobium tamlense DNA encodes these proteins:
- a CDS encoding GNAT family N-acetyltransferase, which translates to MSARIEVVEPDDWERWRAVRLRALTEDAAAFACSAHAWLEGGDTEQRWRERIAAPGRLYLAAEKDHDVAMIGLAPGDEPELISMWVAPEARRGGVGRALVETVVAEAGGRPLRLRVMADNAAAIAFYEGCGFALTGAPPDAEGTLTMRRDVPRSTSAWPAPAARPHPRGGPPRAGSADQ; encoded by the coding sequence GTGAGCGCCCGGATCGAGGTCGTCGAGCCCGACGACTGGGAGCGGTGGCGTGCCGTTCGCCTGCGTGCCCTCACCGAGGACGCTGCGGCCTTCGCCTGCAGCGCCCATGCCTGGCTCGAGGGCGGCGACACCGAGCAGCGGTGGCGTGAGCGGATCGCCGCGCCGGGCCGCCTCTACCTGGCCGCCGAGAAGGACCACGACGTCGCCATGATCGGGCTGGCGCCCGGCGACGAGCCCGAGCTGATCTCGATGTGGGTGGCGCCCGAGGCGCGCCGCGGCGGGGTCGGGCGAGCGCTCGTCGAGACGGTCGTCGCCGAGGCCGGAGGACGGCCACTGCGGCTGCGGGTCATGGCGGACAACGCCGCCGCGATCGCGTTCTACGAGGGCTGCGGGTTCGCGCTGACGGGTGCTCCGCCGGACGCCGAGGGCACCCTCACGATGCGACGGGACGTGCCACGATCCACCAGCGCGTGGCCAGCGCCAGCAGCACGGCCGCACCCACGAGGTGGGCCGCCACGAGCAGGATCGG